Within the Acuticoccus sediminis genome, the region GGCGGCGCCGAGGGCGAGGGCGCTGAGGCCGATGACGATGCCGGCGGCGGTCGCGGCGTTGCGGCGGCGGTGGTGATGACCGACGGTCGTGATGTTCTCGTCGACCTGCACGGCCTGGGCGACCGGGGCGCCCAGCGGGGCGGCCTGCGCGGAGGTGGTGGCCGTGGCGGTCAGGGCGGTGAAGCCGATGGCGGCGGCGGTGAAGGCGGCGATCGTGGTCTTCATGTTTGTCTCTCCGTTTTTCTCTGGCGGATCCTCCCGCCGACACAACGAAGATCGCGACGCCCCGGCGTTTCCCGAGTGACGCCCGTCACGGGCCGGTCATTCGGCTCACGGGAATGCGACGGCGCGCCCTTTTGACTGGAAACCCGTTCGGCGCCAAACTCGGATCATGATCATCAAAGCACGCGTGGTTTTGGCGGTTGCGCTTGCGATCTGCGCATCCGCGCCGGTGACGGCACAGGAGCAACCGGCCGGGCGCCCCGCGCTCCCGGACGGCATCGTCTCGCAAAAAGGGGATCGGATGGACCGCCCCGTCCACCGGTCCACCACGGCCGACGAACGACGGCAGACGCGGCTCGACCGCATGTTCGACGAGTTGGCCAAGGCCACGACCAAGGAGCGTGCGGACCGCATCGCCGGGCACATCCTGCGGCGGATGACCCGCTCGGGCAGTGATACGGTCGACTTGCTGATGAACCGGTCAGCCGTCGCGATCCAGAACAAGGACTACGGGCTCGCCCTCGACCTGCTGGACGGGGTGGTGCGGCTGAAGCCGGACTTCGCGGAGGGCTGGAACCGCCGCGCGACGGTGAACTTCCTCGCCGGCAACTACGGCCGCTCGATCGCCGACATCGAGCAGGTGCTGAAGCGCGAGCCGCGTCATTGGGGCGCCCTGGTGGGGCTCTCCGTGATTCTCGTCTCGCTGGACCAGAAGGCGAGGGCGGTCGAGGTGATGACGCGCGCGCTGGAGATCCACCCCTACCTCGACGACACGCGCGACCGCCGCGACCGCTTCAAGATGGAGATCGACGGCAGCGAGGCATGACGCCCGGGTCGGCGACTGGTCCGGGCCGGGGACGCCGTGCGCTCCGGCGCGGCGTCAGTCCTGCGGCGCGAGTTCGATGTTGTCGATGAGGCGGGTGGCGCCGACGCGGGCGGCGATGAGGGCGACGGCGGGAAGCTCCAACTCGTCCTCGTAGCGCGTTTCCAGCCCGGGCGAACGGATCTCGAGGTATTCCGGCGCGATCAGCGGGTCATCGGCGAGCGGCCGGGCGACCTCCATCAGGCGGGCGACATCGCGCTCGCCGGCGGCCACCCTGGCGTCGATCTCGCGCAGGGTCCGCGACAGCTTCACCGAGCTCTCGCGCTCGGCCGGCGAGAGGTACGTGTTGCGGCTCGACAGGGCGAGGCCGGACGGGTCGCGCACGGTGGGGCAGCCGACGATCTCGCAGTCGACGTCGAGGTCCTTCACCATCCGCTTCACCAGGGTGAGCTGCTGAAAGTCCTTCCGGCCGAAGTAGGCCCGCTGGCACTTGGCGATGTTGAGGAGCTTCAGCACCACCGTCAGCACGCCGTTGAAGTGGCCGGCGCGCGAGGCACCGCAGAGGATCCCGCTCAGCGTGTCGTTGCTGACGACGGTCTGGAAGTCGGCCGGGTAGATGTCTTCGACCCTGGGTACCAGCACGGCGTCGACGCCGGCGGCGCCGAGCTTGGCGAAGTCCGACTCCATGGTGCGGGGGTACTTGTCGAGGTCTTCGCCGGCGGCGAACTGCAGCGGATTGACGAAGATGCTGACCGCGACCAGGTCGCATTCCGCCTGCGCCTGGCGCACGAGGCTGAGGTGTCCCTCGTGCAGCGCCCCCATGGTGGGGACGAGGCCGACGCGGCCGGAACGCGCGGCGTCCGAGCGGACGAACGCCTGGAATTCGGATTTGGAGTAGTACGCGTGCACCGTGGTCTCGAGCTCGTTGCGGGATCCGCGGTGTCGTTCCGAACGCCTGCCGGCACCGCGCGGCCCGTCGACCGGGCGAGCCGGAGCCCCGAGTGCGAAACCCGGGTGGGGCCAGCCGCCCCCGATCGCCGGACGGGCGGCTTGTTTGCCGTAACTCGACCACAAACGCAAACGGCCGACCGCGGCGGATGGTCCCGCTGCTGCCGGCTATAGCATTTCGAAATGTCCGCGATGACGGCGCGTCGGCGCAGCGACAGTGCGCACGCAGATCCACAGGCTCAGGGACCGGCGCACACGCCGGCCGCGGCCTCGATCCTCGCCCTCGTCCGCCCTTGCGCGAGTGACGCCCGGCGGTCGTCCGTGGCCCGCGAGATGCCGCGGGCCCTGCCGTCAGCCCTGGCGGGCCTTGTAGCGCGGGGCCTTCTTGTTGATGATGTAGACGCGTCCCTTGCGGCGGACCAGCTTGTTGTTGCGGTCGCGCTGCATCAGCGACTTCAGCGAGTTCTTGATCTTCATGTCACGCTCCGGAATGACCACTGCGCGGACACCCGCGCGGATCCCACTCGCGGTAGCCGAAGAACGACCCACCGCCCAATAAAATACGGCGCGGGATGGCCCGCGCCGACGTGGCTTCTATTAGGGATCCGGAGGCGGTCCTGTCAAGCGGCTCGACGCGCCGAGGCGTCGGGAATCGCCGGTCCGCCTCGCGGAATCGTCCTCAGGCGGACATCGCGAGCTTTACGTTGTCGCCGTTCTCGTCCTTGAGCGGCAGCTCGACGTCGACCTCCAGCAGCGAGACCTCGTCGCCACGGTCCATCGAGACGCGCACCTTCTCGCGGTCGATGGTCATGTGCTTGGCGATGACCTGCAGGATCTCCTCACGCAGCGTGACGAGGATGTCGGAGGTGGACGTCGCCGACCGCTCGTGGGCGAGGATGATCTGAAGACGCTCGCGCGCCACCGGCGCGGACGTCTTCTTGCGTTTGAAGAGCTCCCTTATGCTCATGCGGCCTTCCTCGCGAAGAACTTGCCGAACAGGCTGCGGCGGTCGGTCGGGATGGCGATCTCGACTTCCTCGCCCATCAGACGGCGGGCGGCGTCGCTGTAGGCCTTGGCCGGCTGGGACGCGGGGGAGCCGAGGGTGACGGGCATGCCGAGGTTGGACGCCTTCAGCACTTCCTGGCTCTCCGGCACCACCGCGAGCAGCGGAATGGAAAGGATCTCCAGGACGTCGTCGACCTTGAGCATCTCGCCACGCTCGGCGCGCGCCGGGTCGTAGCGGGTGAGGAGCAGGTACTTCTCCATCCGCTCGTCGTTCTCGGCCTTGAGGGTCTTGGAATCCAGGAGGCCGATGATGCGGTCCGAGTCACGCACGGACGAGACTTCGGGGTTGGTCGTGACGATGGCGACGTCGGCGTGACGCATCGCGAGCGTCGCGCCGCGCTCGATACCGGCGGGCGAGTCGCACAGGATGTAGTCGAAACGCTCGCGCATCTCGGTGATGACGCCCGCCACGCCTTCCTCGGTGAGCGCGTCCTTGTCGCGCGTCTGCGAGGCGGGCAGGAGGTGGAGCGTGTCGACGCGCTTGTCGCGGATCAGCGCCTGGCTGAGCTTGGCGTCGCCGTTGATGACGTTGATGAGGTCGAACACCACGCGGCGTTCGGCGCCCATCACGAGGTCGAGGTTGCGAAGGCCGACGTCGAAGTCGACGATCGCGACGTTTTTGCCGGTTTTGGCGAGTGCGGCACCGAGGGCCGCGGTCGACGTGGTTTTGCCGACGCCCCCCTTGCCCGACGTGACCACCAGGACCTTCGACATGGTGCTATCCCCTTCCATCAGAACGCGGACATCTTGAGCGAGTCGCCGTCCAGCCACGCCTGGACGGCACGGCCGACACACTTCGGATTGAGATCATCCGCGGTTTTATAAAGACCGTTGATCGCGACGAGCTCGGCATTGAGCTGCGTCGTAAAGATGCGGGCGTTGCGGTTGCCTGCCGAGCCGGCGATCGCCCGGCCACGCAGCGCGCCGTAGATGTGGATGGACCCGGATGCGACGACCTCCGAGCCCGAGGCCACCGAGCCGATCACCACGATATCGCCGGTGAGGTGCACGACCGATTGGCCGGAGCGCACGGGGTGATCGATGATGAGCGTGTCGGCATCCGGGGCGTCGATGGCCTTTTCCACCGCTGCGAGGGCGGCCTCGGCGACAGCCGAGACGGCGCTTGCCGCCGCGTCCGGGGCGGGGGCAGGGGGGCTCGCCGCCGTATCGTCCGTCGAGGCGTCCACGGAGGCGGTGCTGCTGGAGGGGTCGGCCGTTTCGTCCTTCGCCTCGGCGGTCTTGTCCGTCGAGGCGGCCGCGCTCACCTGTTCGGCGAGCTTGGCGATGTCGCTCGCCTGGATCGTATCGGCGAGCTGGGTGAGGGCGGTGATTTCCTTGCCGCCCGTCAGGATCGGCGGAAGCCCGCGGGCGTCCGCGCCGAGTTCACCGGGCGCCCGTCCGTCGAGGCCCATGATGGTGACGTGCCGCCGCTTGAGCTCGGTCACCATGTGGACGAGCTCCGGACGGCTCGCCGGCATCTGCGAGATGTCGACCACGACGGGCCGTCCGACGAAGAACCCCGGCGACCGCTTGGCGAAGCTGTCGAAATCCGCCAACCACTCCTGAATCGGTGGGATCGGTGTCAGCACGAACGCCATGAAGGAGCGGCCGGTGAACCGAATCGATCGTTGTGGTGGAGTTGTTTGTTGCACGAACGTAAACCCGGTTCCGCGTGACGAACAATCAATATGAACGCGGTGAATCTTGGGTTAACGACTGATTCGGAGCGACCCGTGTCCCCGCATTCGGCCGGGGCGTCCACAGATGTTTCGCCTCGCACGAGGAGTTGTGGCCGTCCCGCGGCGGCAATTTGGACGTGTCGCGGCGGAGGGGCGCGGTGCCGCCGCCGGGGAGACCGCCCGGGCGATGCCGGTGCGGCGACGAACGCCGCGGGCGCCTTGCCGCGGGGGCCGACGGCGGCGATGGCCGCTCGGGAGTTTCCGCAAGGTGGGATCGGGTGGGCGCGGTGCTTCAGCGGATCGAGGCGTTCGCCGATGCGTCTCGCGGATCCGGTCCAGGACTCGCGTGACGGCTGGGCGGCCCGCATTTGGCCGGCGTGTCAGCCGGTGCCTATATTAGGAGTGGTCGGCGGTGGCCGGTCAGGCTTCCTGGGACCGATCCCGGCCAGCGATTGGCCGGTTCGTCAGCGGGCGGGCCAGTGTCCGGTCAGAAGCACATCCGCACGCCGTCCGGGGTGAGGACGGTGCCGGTGCGGGGATTGAAGCTGGGCCAGCGGGCGGAGCAGTAGGATACCCACTCCGGCGTCCATGGCTGCACGGTGACGCCCCAGCCCTTCATCGGGACGAGGAAGTTGACCGTGGGGGAGTCGGGGCCGGTGAAGTACCAGAGGCCCTTGCGCGGAGGCCGCTCCCGGGTCTCCGACCAGGGCTCGGCGAGGCCGTAGTACTGCGGGACGAGGCCGTATTTGCCGGAATAATGGTCAAGGTCGGCCGCCGAGGCTGCCGAGTGGGCCATCATCAAGCCGGCTCCTACCAGTACGAATTTTGCCAGCGCGCGCATACAACCCCCGAATTCTGATGGCACCGTGGAGGAGTTGCCCCGGAAGATCAACGCCCACATTGACGAGCCGGGGTCTCGGACGGATAACGTGACCCCCGCGCCACAGCGGGCCGGCTTAGCTCAGTTGGTAGAGCACCTGATTTGTAATCAGGGGGTCGGGGGTTCGAGTCCCTCAGCCGGCACCAATGCATCGTGCCCCGGGCGCCCGTCGGGCCGGCGCGGGCTGACGGCGGCGGAGGCATCCCACTGCCTGCGGCACGGGCCGTCGGTCGTGGACCGGGAGGCGTCGCACGGTCCAGGCCGGGCGCCGTGCGATCGTCCCACCGGACGTCAGGGCGTGAGGGCGGGGGCCTTGCCCTCGGTCAGGGCGTCAGTGATGGCGGCGAGGAGCCTCGCGCATTCGGCGAGCTGTCCCTCGCTGACGAACTCGTCGGGCTTGTGCCCCTGCGCCATGTGGCCCGGACCGCAGACCAGCGTCGGAACGCCGAGGGTCCCCTGGAAAAGCCCGCCCTCGGTTCCGAACGCGACCTTGATCAGCGGATCGTCGCGTCCGAGCAGCGATTGCAGCAGCGCCACCGCCGGCGTGTCGGGCGGCGTCTCGAGGCCGGGATAGCCCGACGTCTCCTCGATCTCGATGCGCGCGGCCGGGAAGCGGTTGCGGTGGGGGGCGGCGATGGCCTCGGCGTCCTCGATGATGCCGGCGAGGATCGCGTCGGGGTCGTCGGCGGCGATGTTGCGGATCTCGAAATCGAGGTCGCAGCGGTTCGGGACGATGTTGAGCGCCGTCCCGCCGTGCATGGTCCCGACGTGGACCGTCGAATAGGGGATGTCGTAGGCCGGATCCTGCGCGCCGGTGGCCTTCAGCTCCTCCTGGCGGGCCTGGAGGCGGGCGATGAAGGCCGCGCCGAGGTGCAGCGCGTTCAAGGCGTCCGGCGCCAGCGCCGAGTGGCCCTCCTGCCCGTGGCAGCAGGCGCGCAGGCCGCGCTTGCCCTTGTGGCCGTTGGCGATGCGCATGCCGGTCGGCTCGCCGATGATGCAGAGCGCCGGCCGTTCGGGCCGGGCGCCGAGGGCGTCGAGCATCCCCCGCACGCCGAGACAGCCGACCTCCTCGTCATACGAGATCGCGAGATGCAGCGGCAGGGCGAGCGTCCGCGGAGCGGCGGAGAGCATGGCGTGGATCGCGACCGCCAGAAATCCCTTCATGTCGGCGGCGCCGCGGCCATAGAGCCGTCCGTCCTCGGTGCGCAGCGCGAAAGGATCGCTCGACCAGTCCTGCCCCTCGACCGGGACGACGTCGCAGTGGCCGGACAGGACGACCCCGCCCGAACCCTCAGGGCCGAGGCTGGCCCACAGATTGGCGCGCGTGCCGTCCTCGCTCGTGAACCGCTCCAGCCGGACGCCGGCCGGGCGGAGCAGCTCCTCGACGAAATCGAGAAGCGCGAGGTTCGACTGCCGCGACACGGTCGGAAAAGCGACGAGCCGGGCGAGGATCCCGGCGATGTCGGGGATGGGGCGGGTGTCCGGGAGGGATGGGGGATTTTTGATCGTGTTCATGGCTCGGTTGCGAGGCCGGGCAGCCTGCCCGCGTCCGCCGCTTCGTGACAGTGGTCGATAAAGGCTTGGATCGTGCGCGAGACGTGGGCCGCGCGCGACATGGCGATGCCGAGCTGGAGCGGCGGCACGTCGGTCTTCAGCGGGATGAATTTCAGCGGTTTGCCGTCCATCGACGACTCCGACACCGTGCGCATGTTCGAGATGCCGAAGCCGAACCCGTTGGCGACGAGGCTGCGCTGGATGGAGATCTCGGTGGTGCGCTCGGCGATGCGCGGGCGGCGCCCGAGGGGGCGGAACAGCGACAGGAAGTAGTCCGCACTGTGCGGCAGGTCGAGCAGCACCATGTCGTGGTCGGCGAGGTCCTCGACCGTCAACTCGCGGCGTCCGGCGAGCGGATGGTCGAGGTCGACCATGACGAAGGGCGGAAGCGTCTGGAGCGGCTGGAAGTCGATGTCGCTGGTCAGGGACAGGTCGTAGGTGAGGGCGACGTCGATCCGGGCCGAGCCGAGCGCCTCGAAGATCTGCGCCTGGTCGAGCTCGACCTGGCTGAAGTCGACGTTCTCGTACTTGTCCTCGAAGCTGCGGCGGAGCTGCGGGACCATCAGCTGCACGAACGTCCGCATGCAGCCGACGCGCAGCGAGCCCCGGACGCTGCCGGTGTAGATGTTCGCCATGTCGTTGAG harbors:
- the ykgO gene encoding type B 50S ribosomal protein L36, translated to MKIKNSLKSLMQRDRNNKLVRRKGRVYIINKKAPRYKARQG
- the minE gene encoding cell division topological specificity factor MinE, with product MSIRELFKRKKTSAPVARERLQIILAHERSATSTSDILVTLREEILQVIAKHMTIDREKVRVSMDRGDEVSLLEVDVELPLKDENGDNVKLAMSA
- the panC gene encoding pantoate--beta-alanine ligase, with the protein product MHAYYSKSEFQAFVRSDAARSGRVGLVPTMGALHEGHLSLVRQAQAECDLVAVSIFVNPLQFAAGEDLDKYPRTMESDFAKLGAAGVDAVLVPRVEDIYPADFQTVVSNDTLSGILCGASRAGHFNGVLTVVLKLLNIAKCQRAYFGRKDFQQLTLVKRMVKDLDVDCEIVGCPTVRDPSGLALSSRNTYLSPAERESSVKLSRTLREIDARVAAGERDVARLMEVARPLADDPLIAPEYLEIRSPGLETRYEDELELPAVALIAARVGATRLIDNIELAPQD
- a CDS encoding LysR family transcriptional regulator; translated protein: MPLRFTLRQLEYFIAVGESGSIALAADKVNVTAPSMSSAIAQLEAGFGVQLFTRRHSQGSVLTPTGERFLEQARIVLEAADKLNDMANIYTGSVRGSLRVGCMRTFVQLMVPQLRRSFEDKYENVDFSQVELDQAQIFEALGSARIDVALTYDLSLTSDIDFQPLQTLPPFVMVDLDHPLAGRRELTVEDLADHDMVLLDLPHSADYFLSLFRPLGRRPRIAERTTEISIQRSLVANGFGFGISNMRTVSESSMDGKPLKFIPLKTDVPPLQLGIAMSRAAHVSRTIQAFIDHCHEAADAGRLPGLATEP
- a CDS encoding tetratricopeptide repeat protein — encoded protein: MDRPVHRSTTADERRQTRLDRMFDELAKATTKERADRIAGHILRRMTRSGSDTVDLLMNRSAVAIQNKDYGLALDLLDGVVRLKPDFAEGWNRRATVNFLAGNYGRSIADIEQVLKREPRHWGALVGLSVILVSLDQKARAVEVMTRALEIHPYLDDTRDRRDRFKMEIDGSEA
- the argE gene encoding acetylornithine deacetylase; amino-acid sequence: MNTIKNPPSLPDTRPIPDIAGILARLVAFPTVSRQSNLALLDFVEELLRPAGVRLERFTSEDGTRANLWASLGPEGSGGVVLSGHCDVVPVEGQDWSSDPFALRTEDGRLYGRGAADMKGFLAVAIHAMLSAAPRTLALPLHLAISYDEEVGCLGVRGMLDALGARPERPALCIIGEPTGMRIANGHKGKRGLRACCHGQEGHSALAPDALNALHLGAAFIARLQARQEELKATGAQDPAYDIPYSTVHVGTMHGGTALNIVPNRCDLDFEIRNIAADDPDAILAGIIEDAEAIAAPHRNRFPAARIEIEETSGYPGLETPPDTPAVALLQSLLGRDDPLIKVAFGTEGGLFQGTLGVPTLVCGPGHMAQGHKPDEFVSEGQLAECARLLAAITDALTEGKAPALTP
- the minD gene encoding septum site-determining protein MinD, with the translated sequence MSKVLVVTSGKGGVGKTTSTAALGAALAKTGKNVAIVDFDVGLRNLDLVMGAERRVVFDLINVINGDAKLSQALIRDKRVDTLHLLPASQTRDKDALTEEGVAGVITEMRERFDYILCDSPAGIERGATLAMRHADVAIVTTNPEVSSVRDSDRIIGLLDSKTLKAENDERMEKYLLLTRYDPARAERGEMLKVDDVLEILSIPLLAVVPESQEVLKASNLGMPVTLGSPASQPAKAYSDAARRLMGEEVEIAIPTDRRSLFGKFFARKAA
- the minC gene encoding septum site-determining protein MinC, with amino-acid sequence MADFDSFAKRSPGFFVGRPVVVDISQMPASRPELVHMVTELKRRHVTIMGLDGRAPGELGADARGLPPILTGGKEITALTQLADTIQASDIAKLAEQVSAAASTDKTAEAKDETADPSSSTASVDASTDDTAASPPAPAPDAAASAVSAVAEAALAAVEKAIDAPDADTLIIDHPVRSGQSVVHLTGDIVVIGSVASGSEVVASGSIHIYGALRGRAIAGSAGNRNARIFTTQLNAELVAINGLYKTADDLNPKCVGRAVQAWLDGDSLKMSAF
- a CDS encoding BA14K family protein — translated: MMAHSAASAADLDHYSGKYGLVPQYYGLAEPWSETRERPPRKGLWYFTGPDSPTVNFLVPMKGWGVTVQPWTPEWVSYCSARWPSFNPRTGTVLTPDGVRMCF